In Synechocystis sp. PCC 6714, the following are encoded in one genomic region:
- a CDS encoding phycobilisome rod-core linker polypeptide: protein MSVKASGGSSLARPQLYQTVPVSAISQAEQQDRFLEGSELNELTAYFQSGSLRLEIAETLTQNADLIVSRAANRIFTGGSPLSYLEKPVERQPALVGASSDSRNGSVTYAESNGGGGLFGGLRSVFSSTGPIPPGFRPINIARYGPSNMQKSLRDMSWFLRYTTYAIVAGDPNIIVVNTRGLKEVIENACSIDATIVAIQEMRAASADYFRANAQAKEIVLQYFDILLSEFKAPTPANKVRQGPSNDIQGLELPQSYFNASAKRQKYAMKPGLSALEKNAVIKAAYRQIFERDITKAYSQSISYLESQVRNGDISMKEFVRRLAKSPLYRKQFFEPFINSRALELAFRHILGRGPSSREEVQKYFAIVSNGGLPALVDALVDSQEYSDYFGEETVPYLRGLGVEAQECRNWGMQQDLFSYSAPFRKVPQFITTFAQYDRPLPDQHVYGSGNDPLEIQFGAIFPKETRNPSKRPAPFNKDTKRILIHRGPAVNNQVGNPSAVGEFPGSLGAKVFRLNGGLPGAKVGKNTGTSVKFGESSTQALIRAAYRQVFGRDLYEGQRLSVAEIQLENGDISVREFIKRLAKSELFLKLYWAPHYVCKAIEYMHRRLLGRPTYGRQEMNQYFDIASKQGFYAVVEAMIDSKEYSDAFGEDTVPYERYLTPGGLQMRSARVGSIREDIGQRVDKEVTPRFVELGQVSNLRTEPEIAYRSNQGVTRQRQQTKVFKLTSNYDKVAVKNAIRAAYRQVFERDLEPYIINSEFTALESKLSNGEINVKEFIEGLGTSELYMKEFYAPYPNTKVIEMGTKHFLGRAPLNQKEIQQYNQILASQGLKAFIGAMVNGMEYLQTFGEDTVPYRRFPTLPAANFPNTERLYNKLTKQDKELVVPSFTPVVKVGG from the coding sequence ATGAGTGTTAAGGCAAGTGGTGGCAGCTCACTAGCGCGACCCCAACTCTACCAAACCGTTCCCGTCTCCGCTATCAGCCAAGCAGAGCAACAGGATCGCTTCCTAGAGGGGTCAGAACTAAACGAGTTAACAGCGTATTTTCAATCCGGTTCTCTGCGCCTAGAAATTGCAGAGACCCTAACCCAAAATGCCGACTTGATCGTCTCTAGGGCCGCCAATCGAATTTTCACCGGCGGCTCTCCCCTCTCCTACCTCGAAAAGCCCGTTGAACGCCAACCCGCTTTGGTGGGTGCTTCTAGCGACAGTCGCAACGGTAGTGTTACCTACGCCGAAAGTAATGGTGGCGGTGGCCTGTTTGGCGGTCTCCGCTCCGTTTTTAGTAGTACTGGCCCCATTCCTCCGGGTTTCCGTCCCATTAACATCGCCCGGTATGGCCCGAGCAATATGCAAAAATCCCTCCGGGATATGTCCTGGTTTTTGCGCTACACCACCTATGCCATCGTCGCCGGGGACCCCAACATCATTGTGGTCAACACCCGGGGTCTCAAGGAAGTAATTGAAAATGCTTGTTCCATCGATGCCACCATTGTGGCCATCCAGGAAATGCGGGCTGCTTCCGCTGACTATTTCCGAGCCAATGCCCAAGCTAAAGAGATTGTCCTGCAATACTTCGACATTCTCCTGAGCGAATTTAAAGCCCCTACCCCGGCCAACAAAGTACGCCAAGGGCCCTCCAATGATATTCAGGGTTTAGAACTGCCCCAGAGCTACTTTAATGCCTCCGCTAAACGGCAAAAATATGCCATGAAGCCCGGTTTGTCCGCCCTGGAAAAAAATGCCGTCATCAAGGCAGCGTACCGACAAATTTTTGAGCGGGACATCACCAAAGCCTACAGCCAATCCATTTCCTATCTGGAATCCCAGGTACGCAATGGAGACATTTCCATGAAGGAATTTGTCCGTCGTTTGGCTAAATCCCCCCTCTACCGCAAGCAATTCTTTGAACCCTTCATCAACAGCCGGGCGCTGGAATTAGCCTTCCGCCATATTCTGGGTCGGGGGCCCAGTTCCCGGGAAGAGGTGCAAAAATACTTTGCCATCGTTTCCAATGGTGGTCTACCCGCCCTAGTAGATGCGTTGGTGGATTCCCAGGAATACTCCGATTACTTTGGGGAAGAAACAGTGCCCTACCTGCGGGGTCTAGGGGTTGAAGCCCAGGAATGCCGCAACTGGGGCATGCAACAGGATCTGTTTAGCTACAGTGCCCCCTTCCGCAAAGTTCCCCAATTCATTACCACCTTTGCCCAATACGATCGCCCGTTACCCGATCAACACGTATACGGTTCCGGCAATGATCCCCTAGAAATTCAATTTGGCGCTATTTTCCCCAAAGAAACCCGCAACCCGAGCAAACGCCCTGCTCCCTTTAATAAGGACACCAAACGGATTCTGATTCACCGGGGCCCAGCGGTTAACAACCAAGTGGGTAACCCCAGTGCAGTGGGAGAATTTCCCGGTAGTTTGGGGGCGAAAGTGTTCCGTCTCAATGGTGGTTTACCCGGCGCTAAAGTGGGCAAAAACACTGGCACCAGCGTTAAATTCGGCGAAAGCTCCACCCAAGCTTTGATCCGGGCCGCCTACCGTCAAGTGTTCGGTCGGGATCTCTACGAAGGGCAACGGCTCTCTGTGGCGGAAATCCAACTGGAAAATGGCGACATCAGCGTGCGGGAATTTATCAAACGCCTGGCTAAGTCGGAACTGTTCCTCAAGCTTTACTGGGCTCCCCACTATGTCTGTAAGGCGATCGAATATATGCACCGTCGCCTGCTGGGTCGTCCCACCTACGGCCGCCAAGAAATGAACCAATATTTCGACATTGCCTCCAAACAGGGCTTCTATGCTGTAGTGGAAGCAATGATTGATAGTAAAGAATACAGTGATGCTTTCGGGGAAGACACCGTTCCCTACGAGCGTTACCTCACCCCCGGTGGCTTACAAATGCGCTCTGCTCGGGTCGGTTCCATTCGGGAAGACATTGGCCAACGGGTGGACAAAGAGGTTACCCCCCGCTTTGTGGAATTGGGTCAGGTTTCTAACCTTCGCACCGAACCGGAAATTGCTTACCGGAGTAATCAAGGGGTTACCCGCCAGCGGCAACAAACGAAAGTCTTTAAATTGACTTCCAACTACGACAAAGTGGCCGTTAAAAATGCTATCCGGGCCGCCTACCGTCAGGTGTTTGAGCGGGATTTGGAACCCTACATCATCAATTCCGAGTTCACTGCCCTGGAAAGTAAGCTCAGCAATGGTGAAATTAACGTTAAGGAATTCATTGAAGGTTTAGGCACTTCCGAACTCTATATGAAGGAGTTCTATGCCCCCTATCCCAACACTAAGGTGATTGAAATGGGCACTAAGCACTTCCTGGGTCGGGCTCCCCTGAATCAAAAGGAAATCCAGCAGTATAACCAAATTTTGGCCAGCCAAGGGCTGAAAGCCTTTATCGGGGCCATGGTTAACGGCATGGAGTATCTGCAAACCTTTGGTGAAGATACGGTGCCCTACCGTCGTTTTCCAACCCTGCCCGCTGCTAATTTCCCCAATACGGAACGGCTTTATAACAAGCTCACCAAACAGGATAAGGAGTTGGTGGTCCCCAGCTTTACCCCAGTGGTGAAAGTGGGCGGCTAG